Proteins found in one Panicum hallii strain FIL2 chromosome 4, PHallii_v3.1, whole genome shotgun sequence genomic segment:
- the LOC112888902 gene encoding transcriptional regulator DEF1-like yields the protein MGFDNECILNIQSLPGEYFCPVCRTLIYPNEAVQTQCTHLYCKPCLAYVVATTKACPYDGYLVTEADSKPLMESNKTLAETIGKVTVHCLYHKSGCQWHGTLSACVTHGTTCAYGNSPVICNRCGTQIVHRQVQEHAQLCHGLQSQTQQADGTQAQPVAATQAVTQDPSPASAGSAAVTATTLPFSSTATAVTDSASATGGAAASGSASQTPTAQHSYQQQQLQYSQYYQQQHPGSNPYMQQYQQYGQYQQVYQQYPQPPLQVVSQNMMQGSAQPASYVQPQVQSTQSQYMMQSQPQSQPQLQPSTGHPKLQQHPVQSQPQSQAHLPYLQVPAGQSQPHQPTHPALQVPQLQPQSQVALQVSAPQVQASAHTPAPTPVGNQQFANTSTQAMTPHVQPHVQAQPPQQQQHAHLQALPPQQNLHPQMQLNSQAQLETPQVQQQSYPQPQAYAQQTHHMHPQNASYPQQQMPHGALLQQPVHASHQQAPVSQHPALMRPPLPGQQPGMLPPQGVQHATQNQQHIGYHAQWPPMHSNIPCQAPQQGLPPHSSVSSQSVQPYQQGMPLSQQQVHSQPGQPYTQQHVPGNTGHHVQTSAGRPASHLAPPQQFQHQQPTTLRTQSPAAGQPIGQSSLDRETHASKSGKPEIASNAADNTAVSENKNNGAESAVMRPTTSQSFGDENMNKQNSFGGVRKDVGQTGIASHGVDGSIGRDGISDRTGNFHGPVIQEGKDHKASDASTNHGKGGSFKQISQKNAGPVGSYVPPGMGPQHPSGPDRMLPQHMMPPGHKHGFSENIQPPLQQPYGLFHSGMTPRPLGDNQIQMPMSQPGGVDGMISPHMVGPLAGHHDAILPPFVENLGQPPASGRAFHEEMFNTSGEHLRSRAAYPGRHDNMEDGLKQFPGPAHLDGQGLQSGPRPFERGLGRPDGFLDSLPGRPPFPNQRSPFPVALHEDFSRKPNATVGNPAHGAEFDHHRTDGMPIFRNPGPLQGMSGGPHGPRKDQLGSGTLPGNLQHSFGGPEFPPTRFNPGHMHPGDPNLVAGYAHHGFPTESSHFGLAGPFINRNVGWCRICMFNCGSAENLDLHAQTMEHQQCAMDIVLKMKQDVAKRQKLNYGGAKSFHNKKVAGKGHFRGNRR from the exons ATGGGTTTTGACAATGAGTGTATCTTGAATATTCAATCTCTTCCTGGTGAATATTTCTGCCCTGTGTGCCGGACACTCATATATCCCAATGAGGCTGTACAAACTCAGTGCACACATCTCTATTGCAAACCCTGCTTGGCTTATGTAGTGGCAACCACCAAAGCATGCCCTTATGATGGCTACTTGGTGACAGAAGCTGATTCCAAG CCTCTGATGGAATCAAATAAAACCCTTGCTGAGACAATTGGCAAAGTCACAGTCCATTGCCTGTATCATAAGAGTGGCTGCCAATGGCATGGGACGCTATCTGCCTGTGTCACACATGGTACTACTTGTGCATATGGGAACTCCCCTGTTATTTGTAATCGTTGTGGGACACAAATCGTGCATCGCCAAGTGCAAGAACATGCTCAACTCTGCCAC GGCTTACAATCTCAAACTCAACAAGCTGATGGTACTCAGGCACAGCCAGTGGCGGCAACTCAGGCAGTCACCCAAGATCCATCACCTGCCTCAGCAGGATCTGCTGCAGTTACAGCCACAACCCTGCCATTTTCAAGTACAGCCACAGCTGTAACAGATTCTGCATCAGCAACAGGAGGGGCAGCTGCATCAGGTTCTGCTTCACAAACTCCAACAGCTCAGCACTCTTACCAGCAACAGCAGCTCCAATACTCACAGTACTACCAGCAGCAGCACCCTGGAAGCAACCCTTACATGCAGCAGTATCAACAGTATGGCCAATACCAGCAGGTGTATCAGCAATATCCGCAACCTCCATTGCAAGTAGTGTCCCAGAACATGATGCAAGGATCTGCACAACCTGCTTCGTATGTTCAGCCCCAAGTGCAGTCCACCCAGTCACAGTACATGATGCAATCTCAACCCCAAAGTCAGCCCCAGCTCCAACCATCGACAGGTCATCCAAAGCTTCAGCAGCATCCAGTTCAATCCCAACCCCAAAGTCAGGCCCATCTTCCCTATCTTCAAGTACCTGCAGGTCAGTCGCAGCCTCATCAACCAACTCACCCAGCCCTTCAAGTTCCACAACTGCAACCACAAAGTCAAGTAGCTCTCCAAGTGTCTGCTCCCCAAGTACAGGCTTCAGCACATACACCAGCTCCTACTCCAGTTGGTAATCAGCAATTTGCTAATACCTCTACTCAGGCAATGACTCCTCATGTGCAGCCACATGTACAAGCCCAACCTCCACAACAGCAACAACATGCACATCTGCAAGCTTTACCTCCACAGCAAAATCTTCATCCTCAGATGCAGCTAAACTCTCAAGCCCAGCTTGAAACTCCACAAGTGCAGCAGCAATCTTACCCACAACCTCAGGCCTATGCTCAGCAAACACATCATATGCATCCACAGAATGCTTCATACCCACAGCAGCAGATGCCACATGGTGCTCTATTGCAGCAACCTGTACATGCGTCCCACCAACAAGCACCTGTTTCTCAGCATCCTGCACTGATGCGTCCTCCATTGCCAGGCCAACAGCCAGGTATGCTGCCTCCTCAGGGAGTCCAGCATGCAACACAAAATCAACAGCATATTGGGTACCATGCGCAGTGGCCACCTATGCATTCCAATATCCCTTGCCAGGCACCACAACAAGGATTGCCTCCGCACTCATCTGTTTCCTCACAATCAGTTCAACCATACCAACAAGGAATGCCCTTATCACAACAGCAGGTGCATTCTCAACCAGGTCAGCCTTATACACAACAGCATGTTCCTGGCAATACTGGACATCATGTTCAAACTTCAGCTGGCAGACCTGCGAGTCATCTTGCACCGCCACAGCAATTTCAACATCAACAGCCAACAACGCTTAGAACTCAGTCGCCTGCTGCTGGACAACCTATTGGGCAGAGTTCTTTAGATCGTGAAACACATGCTTCAAAATCAGGGAAGCCAGAAATCGCAAGTAATGCTGCTGATAATACTGCTGTTAGTGAAAATAAAAATAATGGTGCTGAATCAGCCGTCATGAGACCTACAACGTCACAGTCATTTGGTGATGAAAACATGAACAAACAGAATAGTTTTGGTGGTGTTAGAAAAGATGTAGGGCAAACTGGTATTGCATCACACGGCGTAGATGGTTCAATTGGTAGGGATGGAATTTCTGACCGGACAGGCAATTTTCATGGTCCAGTTATACAGGAAGGTAAAGACCATAAGGCTTCAGATGCATCTACTAATCATGGGAAAGGAGGATCATTTAAGCAGATTTCACAGAAAAATGCAGGGCCAGTGGGCTCCTATGTGCCCCCAGGCATGGGACCACAACATCCATCTGGACCGGATAGAATGCTCCCTCAGCACATGATGCCTCCTGGTCATAAGCATGGTTTCTCTGAAAATATTCAGCCTCCATTGCAGCAACCGTATGGTTTGTTTCATTCTGGAATGACACCACGGCCATTGGGAGACAACCAGATTCAGATGCCAATGTCACAGCCTGGGGGTGTCGATGGTATGATTTCGCCGCACATGGTTGGCCCGTTAGCTGGTCATCATGACGCAATACTGCCTCCTTTTGTTGAAAATTTGGGCCAGCCACCTGCAAGTGGAAGGGCTTTTCATGAAGAGATGTTCAACACTTCAGGGGAACATCTCAGGTCACGTGCAGCATATCCTGGTAGACATGACAATATGGAAGATGGTCTAAAGCAATTTCCAGGACCAGCCCATCTGGATGGTCAGGGCCTGCAAAGTGGTCCTAGACCTTTTGAGAGAGGTTTAGGTAGACCTGATGGTTTCCTTGATTCATTACCAGGAAGGCCTCCATTTCCAAACCAGAGAAGTCCATTTCCTGTAGCCTTGCATGAGGATTTTTCAAGGAAACCAAATGCTACTGTCGGTAACCCTGCACATGGTGCAGAGTTTGATCATCACAGGACTGATGGAATGCCTATTTTCAGAAACCCAG GTCCATTACAAGGGATGAGTGGTGGTCCTCATGGTCCCCGAAAAGACCAGCTTGGATCTGGTACCCTTCCAGGGAATTTACAACATTCTTTTGGGGGTCCAGAGTTCCCTCCTACTCGTTTCAACCCTG GTCACATGCATCCAGGTGATCCTAATCTTGTTGCTGGCTATGCTCATCATGGATTTCCTACAGAATCATCACACTTTGGTTTG GCTGGACCCTTTATAAACAGGAATGTTGGTTGGTGCAGAATATGCATGTTTAACTGCGGGAGTGCAGAGAACCTGgatctgcatgcacagacaatGGAACATCAACAATGTGCGATGGACATTGTCCTGAAAATGAAGCAAGATGTTGCAAAGAGGCAAAAGCT GAATTATGGAGGTGCCAAGTCATTCCACAACAAAAAGGTAGCTGGGAAGGGGCACTTTCGTGGAAATAGGCGTTAG
- the LOC112888903 gene encoding pentatricopeptide repeat-containing protein At5g25630-like: MVENGVQLTLTSTLKTTGKAKINGDGLNNGLHDKEKQERNGALQPSKGQKQQLCTTCAKGHTCQSVINRTRQMRALIDSKKPYQAHSVFKHLVDEGHKPSLVTYTTLLTALTHQRMFESIPSLLAQVELAGLRPDSIFFNALINAFVEAKRMGEAINTFWKMKHSGCHPTTSTFNTLIKGYGIVGKPEESQRVFDMMGLEESVRPNLTTYNILVKAWCDQRNLEEAWSIVGKMRAGGVEPDIVTYNTIASAYANNDETWRAEELTVEIQTRVRTSERTWGIIIGGYCREGRLEEAFRCVRQMKDAGVIPNVVIFNTLLKGFLDANDMAAVNNILGLMEQFGIKPDIVTYSHQLNTFSSLGHMAQCMKVFDKMIEAGIEPDPQVYSILAKGYVRAQQPEKAEELLLQMSQLGVLPNVVTFTTVISGWCSVADMDSAMRVYEKMCKSGVHPNLRTFETLIWGYSEQKQPWKADEVLQMMQETGVKPKQSTYSLVADAWKAVGLIENANQTNGSLNGRHAVDNSDHSDDNSNLQISEDNNKLQSFEKRNGHGTNGRSRSSFLQMTSALGSSGVVSSKILKAGEFPSKRLKAVKNTSLLQSSYRFQLRYSGFCRKQLQKNGGFYSQSVISFKMVFL; the protein is encoded by the exons ATGGTAGAGAACGGAGTACAGCTGACACTGACCTCCACTTTGAAGACCACAGGCAAGGCAAAAATCAATGGAGATGGGCTGAATAATGGGTTACATGACAAA GAGAAGCAAGAACGTAATGGCGCTCTACAACCATCAAAAGGCCAGAAGCAGCAGCTGTGCACAACGTGCGCAAAAGGGCATACTTGTCAATCGGTCATCAACCGGACAAGACAAATGCGAGCTCTAATCGACTCAAAGAAGCCTTACCAAGCGCACTCTGTATTTAAGCACCTGGTGGATGAGGGACACAAGCCTTCATTGGTCACATACACAACTCTACTGACTGCCCTGACACACCAGAGGATGTTTGAGTCGATTCCATCACTGCTTGCTCAAGTTGAGCTAGCTGGATTGAGGCCAGACTCCATCTTCTTCAATGCCTTGATCAATGCATTTGTTGAGGCGAAGCGAATGGGTGAAGCAATAAACACGTTCTGGAAAATGAAGCATTCCGGCTGCCATCCAACAACAAGCACCTTCAATACACTGATAAAAGGGTATGGCATTGTAGGCAAACCTGAAGAATCACAACGCGTCTTTGACATGATGGGTCTTGAGGAATCAGTCAGGCCTAACCTCACAACATACAACATTCTTGTGAAGGCGTGGTGTGACCAGAGAAATCTTGAGGAGGCCTGGAGCATTGTGGGAAAGATGCGAGCAGGCGGTGTTGAGCCCGATATCGTCACGTACAATACCATAGCCAGCGCATATGCCAATAATGACGAGACATGGAGAGCAGAAGAGCTCACTGTGGAGATTCAGACTAGAGTGCGCACCAGCGAGCGAACATGGGGCATAATCATTGGTGGTTATTGCCGGGAGGGCAGGTTGGAGGAGGCATTCAGGTGTGTCCGGCAAATGAAGGACGCAGGAGTCATTCCTAACGTCGTTATCTTCAACACATTGCTCAAGGGCTTCCTCGATGCAAATGACATGGCTGCAGTCAATAAT ATCCTTGGGCTGATGGAGCAGTTTGGCATCAAGCCTGACATTGTCACATACAGCCACCAGTTGAACACATTCAGCTCACTAGGCCACATGGCCCAATGCATGAAGGTGTTCGACAAGATGATTGAGGCAGGAATCGAGCCTGATCCTCAGGTGTACAGCATTCTTGCAAAAGGATACGTCCGTGCTCAGCAGCCCGAGAAAGCAGAAGAGCTCCTACTGCAAATGAGCCAGCTTGGTGTCCTCCCAAATGTCGTCACCTTCACGACTGTCATCAGCGGGTGGTGCAGCGTGGCCGACATGGACAGTGCCATGAGAGTCTATGAAAAGATGTGCAAATCAGGCGTCCATCCTAATCTCAGGACATTTGAGACTCTGATCTGGGGTTACAGTGAACAGAAGCAACCATGGAAAGCTGACGAAGTCCTTCAGATGATGCAGGAGACTGGTGTCAAGCCAAAGCAAAGCACCTACAGTCTCGTTGCTGATGCATGGAAAGCAGTTGGTTTGATAGAGAATGCCAACCAGACAAACGGTTCCCTCAATGGTCGCCATGCGGTCGACAATTCGGATCATTCAGATGACAATAGTAACCTGCAAATATCAGAAGACAATAACAAGCTGCAAAGTTTTGAAAAACGTAATGGGCATGGAACGAATGGTAGGTCACGCTCCAGTTTTCTTCAGATGACAAGCGCACTTGGCAGCAGTGGTGTAGTTTCTTCCAAGATCCTGAAGGCTGGAGAATTTCCATCCAAAAGATTGAAGGCCGTTAAAAACACATCCTTACTACAAAGTTCGTACCGGTTTCAGTTGCGGTATTCTGGGTTTTGTAGAAAGCAGCTTCAGAAGAATGGTGGATTCTACAGTCAGAGTGTCATCTCATTCAAAATGGTGTTTCTCTAG